The Eleginops maclovinus isolate JMC-PN-2008 ecotype Puerto Natales chromosome 10, JC_Emac_rtc_rv5, whole genome shotgun sequence nucleotide sequence AAGGTACACAAAGGGAAACTGATGTCCTGGGGAATAAAGTACATCTCTCATTTCCTTGTTATTTCCCAAACTAAAGCCAAATGGCCTCTTTTCCTTATACAGACTTACACAGATGGGAAAACATCCGTTTAATACTCTCACACCTCTTTCGTTGAAGGGCACTTACTTATTAACTAGACTAAGTGCTAGAAGATATTCAGGTATTGTTGCACAGTTAATGCTATTTAGGGGAAAGTTGGACTGACTCCATACAAAGTTTCAGACACTTATCCCAAGATCTACAGCTTATGGTaccacaataaaaacaatgttaatcAGAAGTCAATGAAAACGTTTTGGTTTCTGTTTGACGTAATTGTTCGTTTTTATTCTATTTGCTATTATTTTTACGTGTACCCCTTGTGTGAACACtatataatgataatatatGATGTGTTCATATAATTATCTAAATAAAAAGAGgggtaaaaataatataatcagACCATTTTAGCAATGtggatggaaatgttttgattaaacTTAAGACAAGGCCTTATTTCAAAGTTTGATGAACTCAAAGCCTACAAAGGGGCCTTGTTCTGGTAGTATAAAAGTGCACAGTCATCCTTCCCTTTAGAGGAAGATGATGCAAAACTAAAGCTGGCAGTTAATCTCTATGTTTATAATACCTATGATAAGGCATGTGGAACACGATGAAACATTCccgttttatttttgaaataataaacgaacatacatatttacaataacaaaaatatatatattttacatggCTCACTTTAACTGTGAAGTAAAGCATTGTGAAAATGTACAAGCCCTTTAGAAAATATGTATCCAAATGTGTAAATTGACTTTATCGGTGCTTTTCTTTAACTATGCTGTTAATAGTCTCGACGGGATGTCAGCTCTATATTACTGATACATGACGTTACACGGTTGTGTAACGTGAGGCTACGCAGCAGGACGCCATTGGTCCTGTGGCTGCTTATCACTGTGTTCCTGCATGGTCTGGACACACGAATCACCTCAGCTCAGAAGCCGGTATCTAACTAGCTAACAGTGCGGACGCTCCTCTACCTTCTCGGGGTGCGAGCTTGTCTCTGACGCAAAACGCCGTCGGACACAATGATTTCCTCGCGCTGCCTTCCGGTGAATTTCCCCTTCCCTTTGCTTCCTCAGCATCACCATCCTCGTAATCACACGACACATGGCAGTTATTTTGCAAGTGGATCGTGGCTGTTGTCCGCTCATCGTCGCCACTGTCGTCGCCGTTGCCGCTGTTGTTTGTGCCATGGCTGTCAACTTTGTGAAACACCACAGTAACGCCGTCCTCTATGGACAAAGCCCGCTCGCGTTCACAGTGGTTCCAATCGCCCATGGTGAGATGTGGCGGCAGAGTGGCAGCATGCCTCGGACAGATTGCTGCTGTCCGCTTTCTTTGGTGCCCTGAATGACTGAGAAGACAAGGTTAATGACTAACCTTGGTGGCAGGGTACTCACTCCCATGCGGTGGTTACTTTACCCACAGGGGGGCAGAAGAACTGATCCCAGAACAACTCTGCTGCTGGACAACTAAAACATTGCCCAACGTTTACGCCCATAGCAGAGGGAGGCAGTGGGGATTTGAACCAACCAAAACTCATGCCTACAGTACACACGTTTAAGCTGACAGAAAAtctttatgaaaaacaaaaatatcagGCTACATTTATACCAGTGTTGTAAATGTACACATTCCACTAACTCATACTTTGCActtaagttttattttgaaatactggTATTTTCATCGTAGCCTATGTCTTACaaatacttctactccacaacaTTTTTGAGGCTTAATGTTTTACTTGTTacaccacatttattttaaaacttataGTAACAAAACAGGACTCTTACTTGTAAGGTAGTATTTTAAGAACATAGTATTTTTACTTAAGATAAGAACCTTTCTCACCTTTAATTAATACAAGAAGTATTAAAGATGTCTGGGTTGTTACACGATTAATTTTCCTCGTCAGAaatgttacttgagtaaaagacatcatttaaaaatgctgcAGTACAGTGCTATCATATGATACAATCATATCAGTGTATTGGAGTAAAAAGGGTTAGAAGAATTAAGTAAgataaaatcccaaaacaaGTACATTTATCTCAAATTTGAATTTAGCAACAATCCTTAAGTAAATGTAATTCTGCTGAAAGTAATAGTCCTACTTTTTGAACCgacaatttaaatattttttgtttcaaaatgacatcctttttattttctaccaCAGCGGGATATCTGATATGAGTTTAAACTGAATCAAATCCAAATCTactgtgagaaataaaaaactcCCTTGCTGAATTTtctaaaaaatgataaataaaactgCATCTCTGATTCcacattttagtattttattacCACGGTACATAAAATACAATGAGCAAGATGACGAAAGAGTAACATCCTCCATCCTTACCTAACTAGATTAGACTACACAGTTTTGCAGGAAGGAGGTGATCCTCGTCTACATTATGTTCTATatctaagaaaaataaaagattaagtGTGGTCCCTACATACAAAAAAGCTATATCATATAAATTACTTTACACAGTACTGTAAAAACGTAAACATTATATTTGGCAAATCAGTGACCTTGTTAGTTGTTATCTTTTTCCTTTGTGTCAGAATAAGAAGACAGTGTAAAAGCACAGGTACCAGGTGCTGCACAGTGGTTGGCTTTTTAGTTGGGGAGTAAAGACAACAATGGATTTTGTCaatgagggagaaaagaggCAAGAGTGCAGTGAAAGAGTGGGGTATATGTGACACAGTGGGACGCTTCTAGCAAGTTATTCATCAGGAATAAACACTATGAGTGTCGGTGTCATGCATGCAGTCTTGCTTAATGATGGTCATACACTAGACAGGATAGAGAAGGTGTTTTTCTCACAGTGTTTAGTGGATTGTTCATTTCATATATTAGGGTCACTACTCTAAGTTGTAGGTTATAACCAGTCGTGGACAGTCACTATTTGATAACTGTAGTTACTTCGAAGATTTAGTTGAATATGACAAAGTGCtatcaacaaatattttatcaagtgttattacaaataaagataaaagtaTATTGAACCCGGTTGAATTCACAAGCCATCCAGCAGTATatagtacaaaaataaaatcagctcCTCCTTTACAATCTGCATATTTGAAAGTGATTCAAATATTAGTCTGAAATGGATCTTTATAAtgagtaattttactttttgtaaattaagtacatttctattgaattacttttgtattttgacCAACGTACAAGCACTTTGTCCATCCCTTGTGATTAAAAAAGACTGATGAAGTATAAGTTGACTAGCTGCTAAATTTCGCTTGAAGAATGTATATAATCCCCAGCAATTAGTCCACATTTGACCCTTGTTTGGTTGTAAGCTTGTAGTATTCTCAGGTCTTACAGTGACAAACTGCCCCTGATATTGGTAACTACAGTTGATGCTGAAACGTTATCATAAAACTTGGGATATAAGTCCTATTTgattcttttatatttgtgatATTGTCCGGTAAAAGGTATATAGCAACCCAGACTTTGCCATGTTTGCTTCAAATTACCCATTGCTATCATACTTTGTCCACATATTTCAGAAGCTTACATTCCATTGTGAATAATCTTATGTAATGACATTTAACTTTGAAGTCAATTTTCCTGAAATGCTTTGTTAAATTAAAGAAGACttgaattaagaaaaaaatctcTATTTTGTATTAAGTTTCTACGCAAAACTGTACACTTCAATCTGACTCCCTCTCCCTCAAAATGACTCCCCTACTGCCTATTATTCAGTCTTTAGCACTACAAAACTCCTACATCTTTCCTATCACTAGCAAAACTGAGAAAAGTGTATactgtgtgttaaaaaaactgtacaaaaaatTACATCTGCAGTGttgaataaaagacaaaagtgaTAATTTGATAGCTTGTGTTTCCTGAAAGATACTAGTCACTTTGCACTTTGAGTggaatttagtttttcaaatggATAATAAGGCAATTTTCCAAATAGTGATAAATCAAGATGAAAATATTATCAAAACGACGCAGAACCAGCAGTTTACAAAAACATCAGGGAcatagtaaaatatattttcaatctAATGGAAATGGGGTCAGACTTATTAAAAGAAACTCAATGATTAGACACAAAATTAAGAATTCCGACCAACTCATCTCGTCCTAGGGGTCCTTAACAGTTTTTTTAACAAACCTCTTGAGATAGTGGTACTCAGTAAGCTTTTGCTTAAAACGTTGTAGTGTTTAAACTTTGGTGGGCATTGCTGGTGGATTTTAATGAGACTAAAAAAACGAATCGCGgaagaaaatcatttaaattgtaGTGTAACATAACTCGTCCCAAATGAAACCTTTTATGTTTAATTACTCAAATCGATCATGAGGTGCTCGTAGATCTGAGTTTTTCCCTTGAAGCTTGATGCGAGCAGGAACACCCGGCTGTCAATGGAAACCAGAGAGAATGCTCGAGGCGCCTGGATATTGAGCTCCTGGGATGGGACAAACTGGCCACTCTCGCTGTCCCATTGGTAGACCTGCGTCAGTGAATAATCGCTTCCCAAGATGGCATACTGCCAGTTGCCGATGGAGACAGGCTGGAACACCATGGAGCCGCGGGAAGGAAATGTCTGGACCTCCTTGAACATGGCACCGTCCCAGCGCATCACCTTGGAGTCCCCGATGAATCTTGTCAAGCATATAAACAGCTCACCTTTGAAAAGATTCAAGGGCCTGTTTAGTATCCAGCTACAATTTCAggatctaaaataaaaaacttcaaATAACAGTGAATGTCACTACAAAAAAATCATAGCTTCTTAGAAACAGCTACTTTGCAAAGAGTCACTTATAGACAAAGCTGACCCTAGACAGGGAATATTACAGTTATGATTTATGGGCAACTTGTATGGCAGTCGAAAGGGACATTGACTCTTAGTACTTTCCTAATGAATGCCTATTAGCAATGAGGAACAAAAGTGCAATAAATAACGTCTAATGGTTTGAgacattcatgttttattgaattaaccacattaaagaaaatgttgaccTTTCTTTAAAAGAGCTGTTAATCATTTGACACTACCCAGACTCTATTATTAAAAAACTTTTACTACTGTCTAAaccagggattcccaaagtgtgggggtgcgcgagatgaaacatgtaatggtggtctggtgtaaaaatattacagtgttgttttttaagtgggatttttccataggctacaataaaaaacaggaacaataaacatttcctttgtaatcccttttaagTTAAATCAAAAagctataatttattagtttttgatagaaacgtagaagaagacagctctacgtttcactgtaggctaggatatatgcgcgccaactcgttttattcattctttcaaatatgattaactggctgaaatcagggaaactgtcaagtggagcgtctcatgacaaagttatttatatggcgataaaacaaagctttgttgcatttttggggttttttgcgttttttggggggatgcgtcaacccggttgggacgtagaagggggtgcgccgcaaaaaaagtttgggaaccgctggtCTAAGCTAATACTGTGATACCTTATGGTTTAAAATTGCTTGCTGTGAGCACTTCTAATTAGCCTGTGTATGTAGATGCACTGCAGCTCAACCTGCACATCTCACCTTTGACCCTGAAGTGTTTGACAGAGAAAACGTCCTCCATATCCGGTATGTCGGTCCTGCGTTCAAACAGTTTTTGACTCCTGTTCCACTGATAGACGACGGGCCTCTGGGAGCTGCTTGACAAGATCAAGTGGGGTTTGTTGGAGATCTCCAAATGTTCTACATCCGTGTCCCGGAACCACGGGTGGAGCGACTGATGGGAGTAGAAGCCATTGCCGTTCCATTTGTACACTGTTGTGGAGCCAGCCtgtaaggggaaaaaaaatatgagAGGAAGTCATTGTAAAAAATAGATTAGGGTCAAGTATGAGTATGTGGCCAAGATCAGTGTTTGTACCATATAATGTAATGCATTACAtcaagtaattaaaaaaattggACAATTGAAAAGGAGCTAACCTTAGAACTGTCCGCTATAACAAAGAAAGACTCTCTGTCGATCATGAACGTCTCGATGTCGTTAGGTTTGCGAATCTTCAGGATGTCAATGTCCTGGATCTTAATGAACTTGTTGGCAGATGGGTCCCGTTTGTAAATGTGCGAGCCCCCGAACAGCTGGGCCACGATGACAAAGAGGTGATCATCAATCACCATGGGCTTGCAGACCACAGTGGACGTGCCTGAACAAGATATAAAACGATACATTAAACATTGGAAACAGGAAGGCTAATAAAATACTCTCGATAAGTATGTCCCCATTAACAAAAACTACAGAAGCCTTGAGAGGCCAGATAATAAACCATTTCTAGGGATCCATTTTCAATGTCTGATCCAAATAATCCAAATGCATGTTATCAGCCCATTCAATGGCCAGAATAATTCCTGTGTTCTGCCCATGCAAAACTCACTGAAGTTTAGGTGAgagaataatgttttttttaatccttgccaaaaaacattttgcaaacTTTGAAAAAGATTGTCTTGGCAAAACCTTTTGTTGAAGCTGTTCTTCAGCTATAAACACAGGAGATAAAAGCAGTTTGGATCAGGCTTTGAAAATCTATtgccaacattttctttttttcttccctctcAGGGCCTCCGTAAATAACTCTTTGCCATGAAAAACCAGAATATTACACAGGACTACCCCATAACATCTACAGCTGCTCTTTGCTTGTTTATGGACTCACTTTCGATGGTGTCGTAAGTCCTGAAGGTCATCTCAACGTGATCCCATTCCAGGAAGCTGCATGTCCCAGCAAACGGTTGGGCAAAAACCACATACTGATCGTCACCAAAGGTGAATGCCCCCACCGAAATGGACTCAAACTTCAGGGATTGATAGGAGGCAAACTCTGAAAAATGAAACCATGACAATGAATTAtgtcctttttctttaaataattcacTCAGCATTTGCATGTTGATacaaaaatgaaggaaacaatTGGGAAAAGgttgttaaataaatacttcaacacaaaaaatatatatattattggtTTGTGATGTACCCATCATACATCTATGGTGAACAAAGACATCTAGAAACAGAGAAGGCTATTCATGAATAGAAGTAAATAGGGTCtataatagaataaaaacatttacaagctTTAACACAATTTGTGCAGTTAAATCCAAGTATCAAATATCCAATTGTACTGTATGCTCACTACTTCTATCTGAACAAACCTCTTCCAAACCTTAAGACTTGCACATAAACAGAACTCAAACTGACAAGCGAGACTGTTTATTTATAGCTAAGTGATTTAAATAGCTAGGTTTTAGAGG carries:
- the lgi1b gene encoding leucine-rich glioma-inactivated protein 1b — encoded protein: MGFPGRAERGWMLLVWVAAVSLLFAEGRRVRQPRCPVGCTCTKDNALCENVRSVPHTFPSDVVSLSFVKSGFNEIVGASFVHTPALQLLLFTANTLDIIDEDAFQGLPHLEYLFIENNRIASISPYAFRGLKSLIHLSLAYNNLETLPKDVFKGMDALTKVDLRGNNLICDCKLKWLVEWIHQTNATLDQIYCSGPPIYQGKKINDLLPHSFDCITAEFASYQSLKFESISVGAFTFGDDQYVVFAQPFAGTCSFLEWDHVEMTFRTYDTIESTSTVVCKPMVIDDHLFVIVAQLFGGSHIYKRDPSANKFIKIQDIDILKIRKPNDIETFMIDRESFFVIADSSKAGSTTVYKWNGNGFYSHQSLHPWFRDTDVEHLEISNKPHLILSSSSQRPVVYQWNRSQKLFERRTDIPDMEDVFSVKHFRVKGELFICLTRFIGDSKVMRWDGAMFKEVQTFPSRGSMVFQPVSIGNWQYAILGSDYSLTQVYQWDSESGQFVPSQELNIQAPRAFSLVSIDSRVFLLASSFKGKTQIYEHLMIDLSN